The following proteins are co-located in the Phyllostomus discolor isolate MPI-MPIP mPhyDis1 chromosome 1, mPhyDis1.pri.v3, whole genome shotgun sequence genome:
- the TMED8 gene encoding protein TMED8 yields MSDPRAAEGPGFWSPAAAREPAGGVGDGPGAKGSQAAVSEKEDLENTKVTSPVASASNPEPHPSPSRLQTVSPGKEDATEDPRKAASALEVQALVGQESRPADQAHVLDKMAKYPAPQRSGDIVMIQSEHTGAVDILSADLESADLLGDHRNVSPSPMAPPCVWTFSKMKEFKSKLGKEKNSCLVVKRGEVVTIRVPTHPEGKRVCWEFATDDYDIGFGVYFDWTPVTSTDITVQVSDSSEDEDEDEEEEEGIEDPVPVGDVERGSRSSLRSRYGEVMPVYRRDSHRDVQAGSHDYPGEGIYLLKFDNSYSLLRNKTLYFHVYYTS; encoded by the exons ATGTCGGACCCGCGGGCGGCTGAGGGGCCGGGCTTCTGGAGCCCGGCGGCGGCTCGAGAGCCGGCGGGCGGCGTCGGGGACGGCCCGGGAGCGAAGGGGAGCCAGGCGGCCGTCTCAG agaaagaagaTCTAGAAAACACCAAGGTCACGTCTCCAGTGGCTTCTGCCTCCAATCCAGAGCCCCATCCCTCACCCTCCAG GCTGCAGACGGTGTCTCCGGGGAAGGAGGATGCCACAGAAGATCCGCGGAAAGCAGCCAGTGCCTTGGAGGTCCAGGCCTTGGTGGGGCAGGAGTCGCGGCCTGCAGACCAGGCCCACGTCCTCGACAAG ATGGCCAAGTACCCAGCCCCGCAGAGGTCTGGGGACATCGTTATGATCCAGTCCGAGCACACAGGAGCCGTAGATATTCTCTCCGCTGACTTGGAATCTGCAGATCTTCTGGGGGACCACAGGAACG TCTCCCCGTCTCCGATGGCTCCTCCGTGCGTCTGGACCTTTTCCAAGATGAAGGAATTCAAAAGCAAGCTGGGCAAAGAGAAGAACAGCTGTCTGGTGGTGAAGCGGGGTGAGGTGGTGACCATCCGGGTGCCCACCCATCCGGAGGGGAAGCGTGTCTGCTGGGAGTTTGCCACCGACGACTATGACATTGGCTTTGGAGTTTATTTTGACTGGACCCCTGTGACCAGCACTGACATAACTGTGCAGGTCAGTGATTCCAGTGAGgatgaggatgaagatgaggaagaggaggaagggattgAAG ACCCCGTCCCAGTTGGAGACGTGGAGAGAGGCTCCAGGAGCTCCCTGCGGAGCCGCTACGGGGAGGTCATGCCCGTGTACCGGCGGGACAGCCACCGGGACGTGCAGGCAGGCAGCCACGACTACCCCGGCGAGGGCATCTACCTGCTCAAGTTTGACAACTCCTACTCCCTGCTGCGCAACAAGACTCTCTACTTCCACGTCTACTACACCAGCTGA